In the genome of Vicia villosa cultivar HV-30 ecotype Madison, WI linkage group LG7, Vvil1.0, whole genome shotgun sequence, one region contains:
- the LOC131617662 gene encoding uncharacterized protein LOC131617662 isoform X2 has translation MVEMIKFIYVMIIIFFLFFVATNIEVRFKKCFQESDCKNTIYCRAPLKVKCMDNHVSYILVSHQLQRICVSPFQKTECTMADTETKLWHRKLGSTRNFVVEKGDICMSDLKIEKGRWSGRRSSQH, from the exons ATGGTAGAAATGATAAAGTTTATTTatgttatgattattattttctttctattttttgttGCAACGAACATTGAAG TAcgatttaaaaaatgttttcaagaaTCAGATTGTAAAAATACAATTTATTGTCGGGCTCCTTTAAAAGTAAAGTGCATGGATAATCAT GTGTCATATATTCTGGTGAGCCATCAACTTCAAAGAATATGTGTTTCTCCCTTTCAGAAAACAGAATGCACAATGGCAGATACAGAAACTAAGTTATGGCATAGAAAGCTTGGGAGTACAAGGAACTTTGTTGTAGAGAAAGGTGACATTTGTATGTCTGATCTCAAAATTGAAAAAG GTCGATGGTCAGGTCGGAGGTCTTCCCAACATTGA
- the LOC131617662 gene encoding uncharacterized protein LOC131617662 isoform X1, whose amino-acid sequence MVEMIKFIYVMIIIFFLFFVATNIEVRFKKCFQESDCKNTIYCRAPLKVKCMDNHVSYILVSHQLQRICVSPFQKTECTMADTETKLWHRKLGSTRNFVVEKGDICMSDLKIEKGKIYDICQVGKQTKMFQHLTRVSE is encoded by the exons ATGGTAGAAATGATAAAGTTTATTTatgttatgattattattttctttctattttttgttGCAACGAACATTGAAG TAcgatttaaaaaatgttttcaagaaTCAGATTGTAAAAATACAATTTATTGTCGGGCTCCTTTAAAAGTAAAGTGCATGGATAATCAT GTGTCATATATTCTGGTGAGCCATCAACTTCAAAGAATATGTGTTTCTCCCTTTCAGAAAACAGAATGCACAATGGCAGATACAGAAACTAAGTTATGGCATAGAAAGCTTGGGAGTACAAGGAACTTTGTTGTAGAGAAAGGTGACATTTGTATGTCTGATCTCAAAATTGAAAAAGGTAAAATTTATGACATTTGTCAAGTTGGGAAGCAAaccaagatgtttcaacatcttactCGTGTTTCTGAATGA